One stretch of Akkermansia sp. RCC_12PD DNA includes these proteins:
- a CDS encoding MATE family efflux transporter, translated as MNNPSTVSYRKIWLMSYPLMISLIIEHMIGLTDAIFLGRVGDVALGACALGGVYYMAMFMLAFGFGFGAQIIIARRNGERRYNRIAPTMIQGCYFMLALALLLFFASRYLSPSILRHAIESPQVFGATMEYLHWRTYGVFFSFLCVMFRSYYVGITQTKILTVNSIVMLLSNVVLNYCLIFGKGGFPAMGVAGAAIASSVAEAVSLVFFIIYTGITADKRKYGFRRAFTFRPQLLKGMLSISGWTMVQSFLSVSVWFIFFLAIEHLGERPLAVTNIVRNIAAMLIMIISAFATTAGALISNQIGAGEQRFLFKTCRMTLNLAYALLIPLLIVLCLFPEPILRIFTDNPSLITASIPSVYVMATSTLISAPAFILFNAVSGTGNTRAGFVMEMITLAVYTAAVYYGVIVLKPDVALCWFSEHIYGIVLISLTWWYLKSGRWRGKKV; from the coding sequence ATGAATAATCCTTCCACCGTTTCCTACCGCAAAATCTGGCTCATGTCCTATCCACTCATGATCAGCCTGATCATTGAACACATGATCGGGCTGACGGACGCCATCTTCCTGGGACGCGTGGGAGACGTGGCCCTGGGAGCCTGCGCCCTCGGCGGCGTATATTACATGGCCATGTTCATGCTGGCGTTCGGATTTGGATTCGGGGCTCAAATCATCATCGCGCGCCGCAACGGGGAACGCAGGTACAACCGCATCGCGCCCACGATGATCCAGGGCTGCTATTTCATGCTTGCCCTCGCGCTTCTGCTTTTCTTCGCCTCCCGGTATCTTTCCCCATCCATCCTGCGCCATGCCATCGAATCTCCGCAGGTGTTCGGAGCCACCATGGAGTATCTGCACTGGCGTACTTACGGCGTTTTCTTCTCCTTCCTGTGCGTGATGTTCCGCTCCTACTACGTGGGGATCACCCAGACGAAGATCCTGACGGTCAATTCCATTGTGATGCTGTTGAGCAACGTCGTCCTGAATTACTGCCTCATCTTCGGCAAGGGCGGTTTTCCGGCGATGGGCGTGGCGGGGGCGGCAATCGCCTCCAGCGTGGCAGAAGCCGTTTCCCTGGTCTTTTTTATCATTTACACCGGCATCACGGCGGACAAGAGGAAGTATGGTTTCCGCAGGGCGTTCACGTTCCGTCCCCAGTTGCTAAAGGGCATGCTGTCCATCTCCGGCTGGACGATGGTGCAGTCCTTCCTTTCCGTTTCCGTCTGGTTCATTTTCTTCCTGGCGATTGAGCACCTGGGGGAACGGCCCCTGGCCGTCACCAATATCGTGCGCAACATAGCGGCCATGCTCATCATGATTATCAGTGCATTCGCCACTACAGCGGGGGCTTTGATCAGCAATCAGATCGGGGCCGGGGAACAGCGCTTTCTGTTCAAGACCTGCAGGATGACGCTGAACCTTGCCTATGCCCTGCTGATTCCCCTCCTGATTGTCCTGTGCCTGTTCCCGGAACCCATCCTCAGGATTTTCACGGACAATCCCTCCCTCATCACAGCAAGTATTCCTTCCGTGTACGTCATGGCTACTTCCACCTTGATTTCGGCACCCGCCTTCATTTTGTTCAATGCAGTTTCCGGCACGGGAAACACCAGGGCGGGATTCGTGATGGAAATGATCACGCTTGCCGTTTATACGGCTGCCGTTTATTACGGCGTTATCGTGCTTAAGCCGGATGTAGCTCTGTGCTGGTTTTCCGAACATATTTACGGGATCGTCCTTATTTCCCTGACATGGTGGTACCTCAAGAGCGGCAGATGGCGCGGCAAAAAGGTTTGA
- the rsmA gene encoding 16S rRNA (adenine(1518)-N(6)/adenine(1519)-N(6))-dimethyltransferase RsmA, which translates to MKPVEIRNVLEEHDVRPSKSLGQNFLTDENVARWIVDQLEIQPEDCVVEVGPGTGALTEHAAPLCRRMVLVEFDARLAEYQKNRWAGDPHVEVHHADGASWDPRGLFAEAPVKFLGNLPYSAGGAILQNFLSRPSPVERAVVMLQKEFIDRILATPEDDAFGLLSLRIQKNWIPRALKTIPPEAFHPRPRIDSTVMLLTPRPVRELPPYDDRLMDELMRKAFSQRRKQLKKQLPPSPPWDEVAASLGISPSARPEELNLAQWVDLARAYDSNPLKDVAQSGDELFDVVDELNQMTGTGTRREIHEMDLRHRAVHMFLVNKHGAVLLQKRSMWKDRQPGRWDSSAAGHLDAGEDYDQAAVRELEEELGVTGCELRRIADFDAGENNGWEFVALYEGRYTGRVRFPAAEVDSVQWFTPEQIQAWVERRPQDFSPAFIPCWNAWLAANKKALS; encoded by the coding sequence ATGAAGCCGGTTGAGATCAGGAATGTTCTGGAAGAACACGACGTGCGCCCCAGCAAATCGCTCGGGCAGAACTTCCTGACGGACGAAAACGTGGCCCGCTGGATTGTGGACCAGCTGGAAATCCAGCCGGAGGACTGTGTCGTGGAAGTGGGGCCGGGAACCGGGGCCCTGACCGAACACGCCGCACCGCTCTGCCGCAGGATGGTCCTGGTGGAATTTGACGCCCGCCTGGCGGAATACCAGAAAAACCGTTGGGCCGGAGATCCCCATGTGGAGGTGCACCACGCGGACGGCGCTTCCTGGGACCCCCGCGGACTCTTTGCGGAAGCTCCTGTCAAATTTCTGGGCAACCTGCCGTATTCCGCCGGAGGGGCCATTCTGCAAAACTTTCTTTCCCGGCCCAGTCCCGTGGAACGGGCCGTCGTGATGCTCCAGAAGGAATTCATCGACCGCATTCTGGCAACTCCGGAGGATGACGCCTTCGGTCTCCTTTCCCTGCGCATCCAGAAAAACTGGATTCCCCGCGCTCTCAAGACCATTCCGCCGGAAGCGTTCCATCCCCGCCCCCGGATTGACTCCACCGTCATGCTCCTGACGCCCCGTCCGGTGCGCGAATTGCCGCCGTATGACGACCGCCTGATGGACGAGCTGATGAGGAAAGCCTTTTCCCAGAGGCGCAAACAATTGAAAAAGCAGCTTCCGCCTTCCCCTCCGTGGGACGAAGTAGCGGCTTCTCTGGGAATCTCTCCGTCCGCCAGGCCGGAGGAACTGAATCTGGCGCAATGGGTGGACCTGGCGCGGGCTTATGACTCTAACCCTCTCAAGGACGTGGCGCAGAGCGGAGACGAACTGTTCGACGTGGTGGACGAACTCAACCAGATGACCGGAACGGGAACGCGCCGGGAAATTCATGAAATGGACCTGCGCCACCGTGCCGTGCACATGTTCCTGGTTAACAAGCATGGAGCCGTGCTGCTCCAGAAAAGGTCCATGTGGAAGGACAGGCAGCCGGGCAGGTGGGACTCTTCCGCCGCCGGTCATCTGGACGCCGGCGAAGATTATGATCAAGCGGCCGTCCGGGAACTGGAAGAGGAACTGGGCGTGACCGGCTGCGAATTACGGCGAATTGCGGACTTTGACGCCGGAGAAAACAACGGCTGGGAATTCGTCGCCCTCTATGAAGGCCGCTATACGGGCAGGGTGCGCTTCCCCGCCGCGGAAGTGGACAGCGTGCAATGGTTCACCCCGGAGCAAATCCAGGCATGGGTGGAACGCCGCCCGCAGGACTTTTCACCCGCATTCATTCCATGCTGGAATGCATGGCTGGCCGCGAACAAAAAAGCATTATCCTGA
- a CDS encoding UDP-galactopyranose mutase, which produces MHASFLVVGAGLAGLTAAEQIAARLGKDCLVIDRRDHIGGNCHDMQDEHGVLVHPYGPHYFRTDSERVVNYLSRFTDWHPVRYRVQSCTKGRYWSFPVNLRTFEQLMGRECTEEEFRAWLDRERTPEDGPPANSEELMLRTAGKTLYRLFFAPYTLKQWGVPATELAPSVCGRIPIRTNRDDSYLKESFQALPRDGYAAMFRRMSSSPLIRILTSTSFEEVKERVTWDHLIYTGPLDAYFNYSLGRLPYRSLRFEREHFSADQLKERFPVSGKEGFWQPEMQVNYPDTAVPWTRIVELKHATGQQVAGSTVIREYPDAWTPEKEPYYPIPSGASDQLAEAYRKLTKREKHVTFIGRLAQYRYLNMDQVVLQALECADALAGGRDNPA; this is translated from the coding sequence ATGCACGCATCCTTTCTAGTCGTGGGAGCCGGGCTGGCCGGATTGACCGCCGCAGAGCAGATCGCCGCCCGGCTGGGGAAGGACTGCCTGGTCATCGACCGCCGGGACCACATCGGCGGCAATTGCCACGACATGCAGGACGAACACGGAGTGCTGGTCCACCCCTACGGCCCCCATTATTTCAGGACGGACAGTGAACGCGTCGTCAACTACCTGAGCCGTTTCACGGACTGGCATCCCGTCCGCTACAGAGTACAAAGCTGCACGAAGGGCCGTTACTGGTCCTTCCCCGTCAATTTGCGCACTTTTGAACAATTGATGGGCCGCGAATGCACGGAGGAGGAGTTCCGCGCATGGCTGGACCGGGAGCGGACTCCGGAAGACGGGCCGCCCGCCAATTCGGAGGAACTCATGCTCCGTACCGCGGGAAAGACCCTGTACCGCCTGTTTTTTGCTCCCTACACGCTCAAGCAGTGGGGCGTTCCCGCCACGGAGCTGGCCCCTTCTGTCTGCGGACGCATTCCAATCCGCACCAACAGGGATGATTCCTACCTGAAAGAGTCTTTCCAGGCCCTGCCCCGGGACGGGTATGCGGCCATGTTCCGGCGTATGTCCTCCTCCCCCCTGATCAGGATTCTCACTTCCACTTCCTTTGAAGAGGTGAAGGAGCGCGTCACCTGGGACCATCTTATCTATACCGGACCGCTGGACGCCTATTTCAATTATTCCCTGGGACGCCTGCCCTACCGCAGCCTCCGGTTCGAGAGGGAGCATTTCTCTGCGGACCAACTGAAGGAACGTTTTCCCGTCTCCGGCAAGGAAGGATTCTGGCAGCCGGAAATGCAGGTGAATTACCCGGATACGGCCGTTCCGTGGACCAGAATCGTGGAACTCAAGCACGCCACGGGGCAGCAGGTGGCGGGGAGCACCGTCATCCGGGAATATCCGGATGCCTGGACCCCTGAAAAAGAACCCTATTATCCGATCCCTTCCGGGGCTTCCGACCAATTAGCGGAGGCATATCGCAAATTGACAAAACGGGAGAAACATGTCACTTTTATCGGGCGTCTGGCACAATACCGTTACCTGAATATGGACCAGGTGGTTCTTCAGGCCTTGGAATGTGCGGACGCCCTGGCCGGAGGCAGGGACAACCCGGCTTAA
- the galE gene encoding UDP-glucose 4-epimerase GalE: protein MKVLVTGGAGYIGSHTVRQLVKTGADVTVLDNMVYGHIGAIVDPEVKLVKGDLGDASVVYPLLMTGNFDAVIHFAAYINVGESVQNPLKYYMNNIARPLVLLGAMQAAGVKRFVFSSTCATYGVPTQIPIPETEKQDPINPYGSSKYMLEKVCKDCDRAWGLKSVFLRYFNASGCSVDGLIGEDHEPETHLIPNILLTLTGEKEYIEVFGTDYDTPDGTCIRDYIHVDDLADAHLKAVDYLMKGGSTECFNLGTGLGLSVREILETAEKVTGKKIPVRYGPRREGDPPRLIANPAKAKEILGWEAQCKDANKIVETAWKWMTGPRGGHY from the coding sequence ATGAAAGTACTTGTAACCGGCGGCGCCGGATATATTGGCTCCCACACGGTACGCCAGCTCGTGAAGACGGGCGCTGACGTAACCGTCCTGGACAACATGGTATATGGACATATCGGAGCCATCGTGGATCCGGAAGTGAAGCTGGTCAAAGGGGACCTGGGCGATGCTTCCGTGGTGTATCCGCTCCTGATGACAGGCAATTTTGACGCCGTGATCCACTTCGCCGCCTACATCAACGTGGGAGAGTCCGTCCAGAATCCGCTCAAGTACTATATGAATAATATCGCGCGACCGCTCGTTCTTCTGGGCGCCATGCAGGCGGCCGGCGTCAAGCGCTTCGTCTTTTCCTCCACTTGCGCCACATACGGGGTTCCCACCCAGATTCCGATTCCGGAAACGGAAAAGCAGGATCCCATCAATCCCTACGGCAGCTCCAAGTACATGCTGGAAAAGGTATGCAAGGACTGCGACCGCGCCTGGGGCCTCAAGAGCGTTTTCCTGCGCTATTTCAACGCCTCCGGATGCAGTGTGGACGGTCTCATCGGGGAAGACCATGAACCGGAAACCCACCTCATTCCCAACATCCTGCTTACGCTGACAGGGGAAAAGGAATACATTGAAGTTTTCGGAACGGATTACGATACTCCGGATGGCACCTGCATCCGGGACTACATCCACGTGGACGATCTGGCGGACGCCCACCTGAAAGCCGTGGACTACCTGATGAAGGGAGGCTCCACGGAGTGCTTCAACCTGGGTACCGGCCTGGGGCTTTCCGTCCGGGAAATCCTGGAAACCGCTGAAAAAGTCACCGGTAAAAAGATACCTGTTCGCTACGGCCCCCGGCGGGAAGGAGACCCGCCCCGCCTAATCGCCAATCCAGCAAAAGCCAAGGAAATCCTCGGTTGGGAAGCCCAGTGCAAGGATGCTAACAAAATCGTGGAAACCGCCTGGAAGTGGATGACCGGTCCGCGCGGCGGCCATTATTGA
- a CDS encoding prenyltransferase/squalene oxidase repeat-containing protein, whose product MSLHIESTDEALEELKKQRTKTLAAAISVSVLGVALMGLLLYLVHIIAAIPEDPPMVAYATQEGDNPDIDTPEVTQTTQRPSSSSTAAQVKVIAAVASADVAVVNPDIDVEIPTEELSTGIDIGDGFGIGTGDGDGGGIPGIVSKRCDLNDRMKRITENGGTPQCEEAVVKSLRWLKKQQNKDGSWGGTPHNYKCSMTGLALLAYLAHCETPLSEEFGENVLKGISFLVDQGMKAPVLSLVPQRNEVSYDHAVATYALCEAYTFCKQMDIPSISNLERVVVKAVDKILDNQNTDGGWAYNYNTRAGAHTDLSVTGWNVQALKAAEHGGIKPTKGDIRTALRKAAMYCRKCSKPDGLFTYMQEGREDATARPSLVGVGVLSLQMCGSGSDSAARKGLDWMLKNTNKPFNWKANNTSSNLYQHYYGVQAAMNRGGDVWTAYNRAFRDATLGAQASDGSFAPNGFPGPGGLVNSNGGTINDKIYRQCLATLMLEVYYRFLPGTGEGTRNS is encoded by the coding sequence ATGAGTCTTCACATTGAAAGTACTGACGAAGCCCTTGAAGAACTGAAAAAGCAGCGCACCAAGACCCTGGCCGCCGCCATTTCCGTTTCCGTCCTCGGCGTCGCCCTGATGGGCCTTTTGCTCTATCTGGTGCACATCATCGCCGCCATTCCGGAAGATCCTCCCATGGTGGCCTACGCCACCCAGGAAGGCGACAACCCGGACATCGACACTCCGGAGGTCACCCAGACCACCCAGCGGCCCAGCAGTTCCTCTACCGCAGCCCAGGTGAAGGTCATTGCCGCCGTAGCTTCCGCGGACGTGGCCGTGGTCAATCCGGATATTGACGTGGAAATCCCCACCGAGGAACTTTCCACGGGCATCGACATCGGCGACGGCTTCGGCATCGGAACCGGAGACGGGGACGGCGGAGGCATTCCCGGCATCGTGTCCAAGCGGTGCGACCTGAACGACCGCATGAAGCGCATCACGGAGAACGGGGGTACCCCGCAGTGCGAGGAGGCCGTCGTCAAGTCACTCCGCTGGCTCAAAAAGCAGCAGAACAAGGACGGCTCCTGGGGCGGCACTCCCCATAATTACAAATGTTCCATGACGGGGCTCGCCCTGCTGGCCTACCTGGCCCACTGTGAAACCCCGCTTTCCGAAGAGTTCGGAGAGAATGTGCTCAAGGGAATTTCCTTCCTCGTTGACCAGGGCATGAAGGCTCCCGTTCTTTCCCTCGTTCCGCAAAGAAACGAGGTCAGCTACGACCACGCCGTAGCCACCTACGCCCTCTGCGAAGCGTACACGTTCTGCAAGCAGATGGACATTCCCTCCATCTCCAATCTGGAACGGGTCGTCGTGAAGGCCGTGGATAAAATTCTGGACAACCAGAACACTGACGGCGGCTGGGCCTACAATTACAACACCAGGGCCGGCGCCCACACGGACCTTTCCGTCACCGGATGGAACGTGCAGGCCCTGAAGGCCGCGGAACACGGCGGCATCAAACCCACCAAGGGAGACATCCGCACCGCCCTGCGCAAGGCCGCCATGTATTGCCGCAAGTGCAGCAAACCGGATGGTCTGTTTACCTACATGCAGGAAGGAAGGGAGGACGCTACCGCCCGCCCGTCCCTGGTTGGCGTGGGCGTGCTGTCCCTGCAGATGTGCGGCAGCGGCTCCGACAGCGCCGCGCGCAAGGGCCTGGACTGGATGCTCAAGAATACCAACAAGCCTTTCAACTGGAAGGCTAACAACACCTCTTCCAACCTCTACCAGCATTACTACGGCGTGCAGGCGGCCATGAACCGCGGCGGGGACGTGTGGACGGCTTACAACAGGGCGTTCCGCGACGCCACCCTGGGAGCACAGGCTTCCGACGGCAGTTTTGCCCCCAACGGATTCCCCGGCCCCGGCGGCCTGGTGAACAGCAACGGAGGCACCATCAACGACAAGATTTACCGCCAGTGCCTGGCCACGCTGATGCTGGAGGTTTATTACAGGTTCCTGCCGGGCACGGGAGAAGGAACCAGAAATTCCTAA
- a CDS encoding prenyltransferase/squalene oxidase repeat-containing protein translates to MSLHIESTDEALEELKKQRTKTLAAAISVSVLGVALMGLLLYLVHIIAAIPEDPPMVAYATQEGDNPDIDTPEVTQTTQRPSSSSAAAQVKVIAAVASADVAVVNPDIDVEIPTEELSTGIDIGDGFGIGTGNGDGGGIPGIISKRCDLNDRMKRITENGGTPQCEEAVVKSLRWLKKQQNGNGSWGDGQFKASMTGITLLAYLAHCETPLSEEFGENVLKGISFLVDLGMKNPVISEQPGLKEICYDHAVATYALCEAYTFCKQMDIPSISNLERVVVKAVDRILDAQCPNGGWAYSYNNRINPNIDLSVTGWNVQALKAAEHGGVKPTKGEIRTALRKAAMYCRKNVMPDGKFSYKENGESPRSSLVGVGVLSLQMTGNGSDSAARKGLDWIKNNVKTLEWGKGSGTENVKSNLYMHYYCVQAAMNRGGDVWTSYNRAFRDAVLGGQKPDGSFSNNDTGYAECLSGKSKNIYRQCLATLMLETYYRFLPGTGEGTKNS, encoded by the coding sequence ATGAGCCTTCATATTGAAAGTACCGACGAAGCCCTTGAAGAACTGAAAAAGCAGCGCACCAAGACCCTGGCCGCCGCCATTTCCGTTTCCGTCCTCGGCGTCGCCCTGATGGGCCTTTTGCTCTATCTGGTGCACATCATCGCCGCCATTCCGGAAGATCCTCCCATGGTGGCCTACGCCACCCAGGAAGGCGACAACCCGGACATCGACACTCCGGAGGTCACCCAGACCACCCAGCGGCCCAGCAGTTCCTCCGCCGCAGCCCAGGTGAAGGTCATTGCCGCCGTAGCTTCCGCGGACGTGGCCGTGGTCAATCCGGATATTGACGTGGAAATCCCCACCGAGGAACTTTCCACGGGCATCGACATCGGCGACGGCTTCGGCATCGGAACCGGAAACGGGGACGGCGGAGGCATTCCCGGCATCATATCCAAGCGGTGCGACCTGAATGACCGCATGAAGCGCATCACGGAGAACGGGGGCACCCCGCAGTGCGAGGAGGCTGTCGTCAAGTCACTCCGCTGGCTCAAAAAGCAGCAGAACGGCAACGGTTCCTGGGGCGACGGACAGTTCAAGGCATCCATGACCGGCATTACCCTGCTGGCCTATCTGGCCCACTGTGAAACCCCGCTTTCCGAAGAGTTCGGAGAGAACGTGCTCAAGGGCATTTCCTTCCTCGTAGACCTGGGCATGAAAAACCCGGTCATTTCCGAACAACCCGGCCTGAAGGAAATCTGCTATGACCACGCCGTAGCGACTTACGCCCTCTGCGAAGCGTACACGTTCTGCAAGCAGATGGACATTCCCTCCATCTCCAATCTGGAACGGGTCGTCGTGAAGGCTGTGGACAGGATTCTGGATGCCCAGTGCCCCAACGGAGGATGGGCTTACAGCTACAATAACAGGATCAATCCGAACATCGACCTTTCCGTTACCGGATGGAACGTGCAGGCCCTGAAGGCCGCGGAACACGGCGGCGTCAAGCCCACCAAGGGCGAGATCCGCACCGCCTTGCGCAAGGCCGCCATGTACTGCCGCAAGAACGTCATGCCCGACGGGAAATTCTCCTATAAGGAAAACGGGGAAAGTCCCCGTTCCTCCCTGGTGGGCGTGGGCGTGCTCTCCCTGCAAATGACCGGCAACGGTTCCGACAGCGCCGCGCGCAAAGGGCTGGACTGGATCAAGAACAACGTCAAGACACTGGAATGGGGCAAGGGTTCCGGCACGGAGAACGTCAAGAGCAACCTTTACATGCACTATTACTGCGTGCAGGCGGCCATGAACCGCGGCGGGGATGTATGGACCTCCTACAACAGGGCTTTCCGCGATGCCGTTCTCGGCGGCCAGAAGCCGGACGGCAGCTTCAGCAACAACGATACGGGCTATGCCGAATGCCTGAGCGGAAAGTCCAAGAATATCTACCGCCAGTGCCTGGCCACATTGATGCTGGAAACCTACTACCGCTTCCTTCCCGGCACCGGTGAAGGAACCAAGAATTCCTGA
- a CDS encoding prenyltransferase/squalene oxidase repeat-containing protein, with product MSLHIESTEEVLAELKRQRAKSLAAAVTVSFLGVALMGLLLYLVNIITAIPEDPAVTVYPTDERKGEDPIKPEITRPQRPSSSQRNSEVKIVVSTAATDVPINNPEIDVEIPSDSFSDGLEFGNNIGFDNGKGPGGYTPDNITLSKRCDLNDRMKRITENGGTPQCEEAVVKSLRWLKKQQNKDGSWGGTPHNYKCSMTGLALLAYLAHCETPLSEEFGENVLKGISFLVDQGMKAPVLSLVPQRNEVSYDHAVATYALCEAYTFCKQMDIPSISNLERVVVKAVDKILDNQNTDGGWAYNYNTRAGAHTDLSVTGWNVQALKAAEHGGIKPTKGDIRTALRKAAMYCRKCSKPDGLFTYMQEGREDATARPSLVGVGVLSLQMCGSGSDSAARKGLDWMLKNTNKPFNWKANNTSSNLYQHYYGVQAAMNRGGDVWTAYNRAFRDATLGAQASDGSFAPNGFPGPGGLVNSNGGTINDKIYRQCLATLMLEVYYRFLPGTGEGTRMAFNRPVL from the coding sequence ATGAGCCTGCATATTGAAAGTACAGAAGAAGTCCTGGCGGAATTAAAAAGGCAACGCGCCAAATCCCTGGCTGCCGCCGTTACCGTCTCCTTTCTCGGCGTTGCCCTGATGGGACTCCTGCTCTATCTGGTGAATATCATCACCGCCATTCCGGAAGATCCTGCCGTCACCGTGTACCCGACGGACGAAAGAAAAGGCGAGGACCCCATCAAACCGGAAATAACCCGGCCACAACGTCCCAGCAGTTCTCAGCGAAACTCGGAAGTAAAAATCGTTGTCTCCACCGCCGCCACGGACGTCCCGATAAACAATCCGGAAATTGACGTGGAAATTCCCTCCGATTCCTTTTCCGACGGCCTGGAATTCGGAAACAACATCGGCTTTGACAACGGAAAGGGACCAGGCGGATACACTCCGGACAACATTACTCTTTCCAAGCGCTGCGACCTGAATGACCGCATGAAGCGCATCACGGAGAACGGGGGTACCCCGCAGTGCGAGGAGGCCGTCGTCAAGTCACTCCGCTGGCTCAAAAAGCAGCAGAACAAGGACGGCTCCTGGGGCGGCACTCCCCATAATTACAAATGTTCCATGACGGGGCTCGCCCTGCTGGCCTACCTGGCCCACTGTGAAACCCCGCTTTCCGAAGAGTTCGGAGAGAATGTGCTCAAGGGAATTTCCTTCCTCGTTGACCAGGGCATGAAGGCTCCCGTTCTTTCCCTCGTTCCGCAAAGAAACGAGGTCAGCTACGACCACGCCGTAGCCACCTACGCCCTCTGCGAAGCGTACACGTTCTGCAAGCAGATGGACATTCCCTCCATCTCCAATCTGGAACGGGTCGTCGTGAAGGCCGTGGATAAAATTCTGGACAACCAGAACACTGACGGCGGCTGGGCCTACAATTACAACACCAGGGCCGGCGCCCACACGGACCTTTCCGTCACCGGATGGAACGTGCAGGCCCTGAAGGCCGCGGAACACGGCGGCATCAAACCCACCAAGGGAGACATCCGCACCGCCCTGCGCAAGGCCGCCATGTATTGCCGCAAGTGCAGCAAACCGGATGGTCTGTTTACCTACATGCAGGAAGGAAGGGAGGACGCTACCGCCCGCCCGTCCCTGGTTGGCGTGGGCGTGCTGTCCCTGCAGATGTGCGGCAGCGGCTCCGACAGCGCCGCGCGCAAGGGCCTGGACTGGATGCTCAAGAATACCAACAAGCCTTTCAACTGGAAGGCTAACAACACCTCTTCCAACCTCTACCAGCATTACTACGGCGTGCAGGCGGCCATGAACCGCGGCGGGGACGTGTGGACGGCTTACAACAGGGCGTTCCGCGACGCCACCCTGGGAGCACAGGCTTCCGACGGCAGTTTTGCCCCCAACGGATTCCCCGGCCCCGGCGGCCTGGTGAACAGCAACGGAGGCACCATCAACGACAAGATTTACCGCCAGTGCCTGGCCACGCTGATGCTGGAGGTTTATTACAGGTTCCTGCCGGGCACGGGAGAAGGAACCAGAATGGCCTTCAATCGTCCGGTTTTGTGA
- a CDS encoding STAS domain-containing protein, translated as MNNNSSILFGRFDEFLWIRCSGRGSFSNSPTVKSLGDEYIASGGRLIVIDLETCSGIDSTFMGTLAGLARRLMPIDGAVQIASPSERCLCALESLGLDALLSIEPPTAPWRGKVEQIRANLGTETAPTVHLDARDQTLHVLDSHLTLSELSEENEEKFRNVTDCLKDELKRQKDQ; from the coding sequence GTGAATAACAATTCTTCCATCCTTTTCGGTCGTTTTGACGAATTCCTCTGGATTCGGTGCTCCGGCCGCGGCAGTTTTTCCAACAGTCCCACGGTGAAGTCCCTGGGGGACGAATACATCGCCTCCGGAGGGCGCCTGATCGTGATTGATCTGGAAACATGCTCCGGCATTGATTCCACTTTCATGGGAACCCTCGCGGGGCTGGCCCGCAGGCTGATGCCCATTGACGGAGCCGTGCAGATAGCTTCCCCAAGCGAACGTTGCCTTTGCGCCCTGGAAAGCCTGGGACTGGACGCCCTGCTGAGTATTGAACCGCCCACCGCTCCCTGGCGGGGCAAGGTGGAGCAAATACGCGCCAACCTCGGTACGGAAACCGCCCCCACCGTTCACCTGGACGCCAGGGACCAAACCCTCCATGTTCTCGACTCCCATCTGACTCTGAGCGAGCTGAGCGAAGAGAACGAAGAAAAGTTCCGCAATGTTACCGACTGCCTCAAAGACGAGCTGAAGAGGCAGAAGGACCAGTAA